From Chryseobacterium joostei, the proteins below share one genomic window:
- a CDS encoding SusC/RagA family TonB-linked outer membrane protein: MNVKLRVLSAGVLFFMGGQTLLAQKKANDTIPEKTKEIDEVVVVAFGTQKKQSIAGSVAKIDAKELANVQSSNMITSLSGKVGGVQITTNSGQPGDPPQVRFRGLGSLSSSNNPLYVVDGMPFNGNISALNNNDIESITFLKDASANALYGSRGANGVVMITTKKGKKGKMNVTFDTKFGVNSRAVKEYDLITDPGEFYQVYFERLRITNMAQGMNYADASAAAAADLIDGDEGLRYNAYNVPGDQLIDPVTGKLNPNAKLLYQDDWQKEMFKPNTRQEYNVSIQAGSDKLNTYFSMGYLNDQGFLLNSGFKRFTGRSKVDYQITDKLKLSTSFNYTRADQVAPNSQSGNSQYSNLIGWGRNIAPIYPIWARNADGSLKYTREGDVMYDFGHPGNVNGMGLMRPYGGGLNAYAKAQLDQIRNIEDNINGRASLSWDFFDGFNFTYNFGIDILNGNYSGYGNPLGGDYVGYNGQVRSSTSFEQTFNNQQLLSWKKNFGKHNLDIMIGHENNDYTAKMLSGTRTNLVIPGLNNVSNGSRFSDLNGYNDYYNVEGFLSRVNYGYDNKYFVNASFRRDGSSVFSPENRWGNFFGLGGAWMVSNEDFLKGNKAITSLKLKASYGEQGNDALFYPSSVNINHRSYFGYARNYKAYQSQWENIPDASGNISIVQVYVGNEDIKWETSKNFNTGFELELFNRVNIDVEYFQRKVQDLLFNFPLQLSTGTGFQTRNIGDMQNTGVELNISADIIKGEDFNWSVFGNGTYYKNKVTYLPNSFTSGLFKFDEGKEAYTYYMRKFAGVNAANGNGIWYVDTFDASGNVTGQTTTENYAAATLYSLDKSANPKYYGGFGTKVGYKGINLSVNFGYQFGGYMYDATYAGMLQSRSSGDVTNFHKDIYNTWTPNNTNASMPAVDRQRQNNMATSDLFLIKSDYISLEDASITYDLSKNLLPEGISGVTFGVFGTNLALWSKRKGMDPRLTNLGSSLATNGTSMNKYGAQRTISFGLTVKF, encoded by the coding sequence ATGAATGTTAAACTACGTGTATTATCTGCAGGAGTTTTGTTCTTTATGGGAGGACAGACGTTGCTGGCACAAAAAAAAGCTAATGATACAATTCCTGAAAAAACAAAGGAAATTGATGAAGTAGTCGTTGTTGCTTTCGGAACTCAAAAGAAGCAATCTATTGCAGGATCTGTTGCAAAAATCGATGCTAAAGAACTAGCTAATGTTCAATCGAGTAACATGATCACTTCACTATCTGGTAAAGTAGGTGGGGTACAGATTACTACGAATTCAGGACAACCTGGGGATCCACCACAGGTTAGATTTAGAGGTCTAGGATCTTTATCTTCTTCAAATAACCCTCTTTATGTAGTGGATGGTATGCCTTTTAACGGGAATATCAGTGCATTAAATAATAATGATATTGAAAGTATCACTTTCTTAAAGGATGCATCTGCTAACGCATTGTACGGTAGTAGAGGAGCAAACGGGGTTGTAATGATTACAACTAAGAAAGGGAAAAAAGGAAAAATGAATGTTACTTTTGATACAAAATTCGGGGTGAACTCGAGAGCTGTAAAAGAGTACGATTTAATAACAGACCCAGGAGAGTTTTATCAGGTTTATTTTGAGAGACTTAGAATAACCAATATGGCTCAGGGAATGAACTATGCAGATGCATCTGCTGCTGCTGCTGCTGATCTTATTGATGGTGATGAAGGACTACGTTATAATGCTTATAATGTACCTGGAGATCAATTAATTGACCCTGTAACAGGAAAGCTTAACCCAAATGCTAAACTTTTATATCAAGATGATTGGCAAAAAGAAATGTTTAAGCCAAACACTAGACAGGAATATAATGTTAGCATTCAGGCAGGATCTGATAAGCTTAACACTTATTTCTCAATGGGATATCTGAATGATCAAGGTTTCTTATTGAATTCAGGATTTAAGAGATTTACAGGACGTTCAAAGGTTGATTATCAGATTACAGATAAATTAAAATTAAGTACTTCATTCAACTATACTAGAGCTGATCAAGTTGCTCCAAACTCTCAGTCAGGAAACTCTCAATATTCTAACTTAATTGGATGGGGAAGAAATATCGCTCCTATTTATCCAATCTGGGCGAGAAATGCTGATGGTAGTTTAAAATATACTAGAGAGGGTGATGTAATGTACGACTTTGGTCATCCAGGTAACGTTAATGGTATGGGATTAATGAGACCTTATGGAGGAGGATTAAACGCTTATGCTAAGGCTCAATTAGACCAAATCAGAAATATTGAAGATAATATTAATGGTAGAGCTAGTTTGTCTTGGGATTTCTTTGACGGATTCAATTTTACATATAACTTCGGTATAGATATCTTAAATGGTAACTATAGCGGTTATGGTAACCCTCTAGGTGGTGACTATGTAGGTTATAATGGACAAGTTAGATCTTCCACTTCATTCGAACAAACATTTAATAACCAACAGTTATTGTCTTGGAAAAAGAACTTCGGGAAGCATAATCTTGATATCATGATTGGTCATGAAAATAATGATTATACTGCAAAGATGCTTTCCGGAACAAGAACGAACTTGGTAATCCCTGGCTTGAATAACGTAAGTAACGGTTCAAGATTCTCTGATCTGAATGGTTATAATGACTACTATAATGTTGAAGGTTTCTTATCCAGAGTGAATTATGGATATGACAATAAATACTTTGTTAATGCCAGCTTCAGAAGAGATGGTTCTTCAGTATTCAGCCCTGAAAACAGATGGGGGAACTTCTTCGGTTTAGGAGGTGCATGGATGGTATCTAATGAAGACTTCTTAAAAGGTAACAAAGCTATAACAAGTTTAAAACTTAAGGCAAGTTACGGGGAGCAAGGAAACGACGCTTTGTTCTATCCATCTTCAGTAAATATCAACCACAGAAGCTATTTTGGATACGCAAGAAACTATAAGGCTTACCAATCTCAATGGGAAAACATCCCTGATGCAAGTGGTAATATTTCCATTGTACAGGTGTATGTAGGAAATGAGGATATCAAATGGGAAACTTCTAAGAACTTTAATACAGGATTTGAGCTAGAATTATTCAATAGAGTTAATATTGATGTTGAATATTTCCAAAGAAAAGTTCAGGATCTTCTATTTAACTTCCCGCTACAATTATCTACAGGTACAGGTTTCCAAACAAGAAACATTGGAGATATGCAGAACACTGGGGTTGAATTGAATATTTCAGCTGATATCATCAAAGGAGAAGACTTTAACTGGTCAGTTTTTGGAAATGGTACTTATTATAAAAATAAGGTTACTTATCTACCAAATTCATTTACTTCAGGACTTTTCAAATTTGATGAGGGTAAAGAGGCGTATACTTACTATATGAGAAAATTTGCAGGAGTAAATGCTGCTAATGGAAATGGTATATGGTACGTTGATACTTTTGATGCAAGTGGTAATGTTACAGGACAAACAACTACTGAGAACTATGCGGCTGCTACTCTTTATTCACTAGATAAATCTGCAAACCCTAAATATTACGGAGGATTTGGAACTAAAGTAGGATACAAAGGAATTAATCTTTCTGTGAATTTTGGGTACCAATTCGGTGGATACATGTATGATGCTACTTATGCAGGAATGCTACAGTCTAGATCATCAGGTGACGTTACCAACTTCCACAAGGATATCTATAACACATGGACTCCTAATAATACTAATGCTTCAATGCCGGCTGTTGACAGACAGAGACAAAATAACATGGCAACTTCTGATCTATTCTTGATCAAATCAGATTATATAAGTTTAGAGGATGCTTCTATTACTTATGATCTTAGCAAGAATCTATTACCAGAAGGAATTTCAGGAGTTACTTTTGGGGTATTTGGTACTAACCTAGCTCTTTGGTCAAAAAGAAAAGGAATGGATCCACGTTTGACGAACTTAGGTAGTTCATTGGCAACCAATGGTACATCTATGAACAAATATGGAGCTCAAAGAACAATCTCTTTTGGTTTAACAGTTAAATTTTAA
- a CDS encoding RagB/SusD family nutrient uptake outer membrane protein, with translation MKKIFGILFCSTIILTGCSKDYLDTDLKSTINQEQIDSSPAALQGLVNGVYTSLHTYGLSESSTHEAWGHKAVLSAMDMMSNDMLNNRASWFSAFYNYTGRIQTSVRTTMIWNTYFQQIRAINTVIASIEKTGVTPQNKAIYGQALALRGYMHFMLARVFGPTYVGHLNADCIPVYTEVTLVGKTRSNVDTVYKQIVKDLTSSLPYLVGYTRENKEKVDTRVAKAFLAEVYLEMGNYAGAATMAHDARTGITQPTQAQWLDGFYDLEASPDAIWGGIISEATTSFVASFFAHFDNTDPNGYAVVFNKLIDRRLYDAMPATDYRKKAFQSANNAAPYNGVDGVSLPKYASLKFIDKSIGQGGDYIYMRASEMYYIEAEGLAKSGNEAGAKAVLAEITQLRNPAYTVTASGSALIDEIILQKRIELWGEGYAWTDMKRLGVGLLRDYPGTNHNLAAGRINIPAGDLRFTFQVPQAEILANPNVTQNP, from the coding sequence ATGAAAAAAATATTCGGAATACTATTTTGTTCCACTATCATATTGACAGGGTGTAGCAAAGATTATTTGGACACTGATTTGAAATCAACGATTAATCAGGAGCAAATTGACTCATCACCAGCGGCTTTACAAGGACTTGTAAATGGAGTGTATACCAGTCTTCATACCTATGGTTTGTCAGAATCTTCTACTCATGAAGCTTGGGGACATAAAGCTGTGCTTTCAGCAATGGATATGATGTCCAATGATATGTTGAATAACAGAGCTAGCTGGTTCAGCGCCTTTTATAACTATACGGGAAGAATCCAAACAAGTGTTAGAACAACGATGATTTGGAATACATATTTTCAACAAATCAGAGCTATTAATACTGTAATTGCATCAATTGAAAAAACTGGGGTTACTCCTCAAAACAAAGCAATCTACGGTCAGGCATTAGCTCTAAGAGGATATATGCATTTCATGTTGGCTCGTGTTTTTGGACCAACCTATGTAGGACATTTAAATGCAGATTGTATTCCTGTTTATACTGAAGTTACTTTAGTAGGGAAAACTCGTTCTAATGTAGATACTGTATACAAACAAATCGTTAAGGATCTTACTTCTTCATTGCCTTATTTAGTTGGTTATACCAGAGAGAACAAGGAGAAAGTTGATACTCGTGTAGCAAAGGCATTCCTTGCAGAGGTTTACTTAGAAATGGGAAATTACGCTGGTGCGGCTACAATGGCTCACGATGCTAGAACAGGTATTACCCAACCAACACAAGCACAATGGCTTGACGGATTTTACGATCTTGAAGCGAGTCCAGATGCTATCTGGGGAGGAATTATCTCGGAAGCTACTACATCTTTCGTAGCAAGTTTCTTTGCACACTTTGATAATACTGATCCAAACGGATATGCTGTTGTTTTCAATAAGTTAATTGATAGGAGATTATATGATGCAATGCCTGCAACTGACTATAGAAAAAAAGCTTTCCAGTCTGCTAATAATGCTGCTCCTTATAATGGAGTAGACGGTGTAAGCTTACCTAAGTATGCCAGTCTTAAATTTATTGATAAATCAATAGGCCAAGGAGGAGACTACATTTACATGAGAGCTTCAGAAATGTATTATATTGAAGCTGAAGGTTTAGCAAAATCAGGTAATGAGGCAGGAGCAAAAGCTGTTTTAGCTGAAATTACTCAATTGAGAAACCCTGCTTATACTGTAACAGCATCAGGTTCTGCACTAATTGATGAGATTATTCTACAAAAGAGAATCGAGTTATGGGGTGAAGGATATGCTTGGACTGATATGAAGAGATTAGGAGTAGGTCTATTAAGAGACTATCCAGGAACTAACCATAATCTTGCTGCAGGTAGAATAAATATTCCGGCTGGAGATTTAAGATTTACTTTCCAAGTTCCTCAAGCGGAAATTTTAGCTAATCCAAATGTTACACAAAACCCTTAA
- a CDS encoding putative porin, translating into MKYILFIITLFSFAAKAQVVNTTDTNKSKQSGDTLVIDSGKKDSLKIFKPTINDYQFQTQFSEKKVFDTVMTFDKTLIFSQYNNTDNFGRVQPANIGAGFNPLVFEVNAEQNLSLLPSNKSYMILGANEVKYYDVKTPTATFIYHNAMRNGAALQSTYTQNIGKRFNFALEYMGLRSQGLYRNSLSANNNTLFSGHYISKSGNYELFAHYLHQNVNNQESGGITEDNLFQEGASDYKNRQNAQVNLASSSSQYAYRRYYLSHQFTPFNAEKFPFSIRHTMSHQGNKYYYNQGALETYWYDLPTELVNGFPLTTKKYSSNFSNTVSLVFNNEKFKLDAGVRYQTIKLGIRDVVSFNGVPFPEELKESRIGAVGNLQVKLWDKVQLNSFLEFSNGSQFKSFLKTTNNLKFEPIKDYFVNAKVNFQSAYPSFNYLLNTSVYNNFNYYLENAKNQSVMEIGGSVNLKWFKTQIFANYFRIDNYTYLDNDAKPGFGATPKQSESSVNISQIGGDATFSYGKFHLNTRLHFQNVMTNKNLLPMPSFIGRANFFYQTQAFKKAAEIQAGLKVYYFSKFASRDYSPILNEYILPNADSFSIGGQPIVDLYINMKVKKMFFFIEGQQVGTFISNNKAYAFPHYPVYDFRLNIGIVWYMFN; encoded by the coding sequence ATGAAGTATATACTTTTCATAATCACTCTTTTTAGCTTTGCTGCCAAGGCACAAGTTGTAAATACAACAGATACAAACAAGTCTAAGCAATCAGGAGATACCCTAGTCATAGATTCAGGTAAGAAAGATTCCTTAAAGATCTTTAAACCTACCATCAACGACTATCAATTTCAAACCCAGTTTTCAGAAAAGAAAGTTTTTGATACGGTGATGACTTTTGATAAAACCCTTATCTTTTCACAATACAATAATACCGATAACTTTGGAAGAGTACAGCCTGCTAATATTGGAGCAGGATTTAATCCATTGGTATTTGAAGTAAATGCTGAACAGAATCTTTCCTTGTTGCCATCCAATAAATCTTACATGATTCTTGGGGCTAATGAGGTAAAATATTATGATGTAAAAACACCTACTGCTACATTTATCTATCATAATGCCATGAGAAATGGAGCAGCTTTACAATCTACCTATACCCAAAATATTGGGAAAAGATTCAACTTTGCCCTTGAATACATGGGACTTCGTTCACAGGGATTGTATAGAAATTCATTATCAGCGAATAATAATACCCTATTCTCGGGACATTATATTTCTAAAAGTGGTAATTATGAACTTTTCGCCCACTATCTTCATCAAAACGTAAACAATCAGGAAAGTGGTGGTATTACTGAAGATAATCTTTTTCAAGAGGGAGCTAGTGATTATAAAAACAGACAGAATGCTCAGGTAAATTTAGCATCAAGTAGTTCACAATACGCTTATAGAAGGTACTATTTGAGCCATCAGTTTACGCCATTCAATGCAGAAAAGTTTCCTTTCAGCATCAGACATACAATGTCTCATCAGGGAAATAAGTACTATTATAATCAAGGAGCATTGGAAACTTATTGGTATGATCTGCCTACGGAACTAGTCAACGGTTTTCCATTGACTACAAAAAAATACTCCAGTAACTTTAGTAATACAGTAAGCTTAGTTTTTAACAATGAAAAATTCAAGCTAGATGCCGGAGTTCGTTACCAGACAATTAAGTTGGGAATAAGAGATGTTGTTTCCTTTAACGGAGTTCCTTTTCCTGAAGAGCTTAAGGAAAGCAGAATTGGGGCTGTAGGAAATCTACAGGTAAAACTGTGGGATAAAGTTCAGTTGAATTCATTTTTAGAGTTTTCCAACGGAAGTCAGTTTAAGAGTTTTCTTAAAACAACAAACAATCTGAAATTTGAGCCGATAAAAGATTACTTTGTTAATGCAAAAGTGAATTTCCAAAGTGCTTATCCATCATTCAACTACTTATTAAATACTTCGGTTTACAACAATTTTAATTACTATCTTGAAAATGCAAAGAATCAATCTGTGATGGAAATTGGAGGAAGTGTTAATCTGAAATGGTTCAAGACACAAATCTTTGCCAACTACTTCAGAATTGATAATTATACTTATCTTGATAACGATGCTAAACCTGGATTTGGAGCTACACCAAAACAAAGTGAAAGCTCAGTCAATATCTCTCAGATCGGGGGAGATGCAACATTCAGTTATGGTAAATTTCATTTGAATACAAGATTACATTTCCAAAATGTAATGACTAATAAAAATTTGTTACCGATGCCAAGTTTTATCGGAAGAGCTAATTTCTTCTACCAAACACAAGCATTTAAAAAGGCAGCTGAAATTCAGGCAGGGCTTAAAGTGTATTACTTCTCTAAATTTGCTTCAAGAGATTATTCACCAATCCTTAATGAATACATCCTTCCCAATGCAGATTCATTCTCAATCGGAGGGCAGCCAATTGTTGACCTATATATTAATATGAAAGTTAAGAAGATGTTCTTTTTCATAGAAGGTCAGCAAGTTGGAACCTTTATTTCTAATAACAAAGCATATGCGTTCCCACATTATCCGGTGTATGATTTCAGATTGAATATTGGGATTGTGTGGTATATGTTCAACTAA
- the bshC gene encoding bacillithiol biosynthesis cysteine-adding enzyme BshC, producing MKTINKISFNDIESIPQLVKDFLNQKIEGFENNTFSLDHFRQQIHLKKDSFSSEQRDVLFDVFERQLSELTLSSKQKENLGNLKLPNTFTITTGHQLNLFSGPVFFVYKILQTIKTCVYLKENFPDFNFVPIYWMASEDHDFVEINHFKTENNYYETNEISGGPVGRIQINDTYFISEFEKEFKDSVFGTELILMMKEAYKVGNTLTQAIKILVNRLFSEFGLLILDGDSRELKEKIKDVFKDELLQFSLQKTSKNKVDFLTEKYGKVQVNPRDINLFYLSETRDRIDFNGQKYIIVDTNIQFTEEEIIRELENHPERFSPNALMRPVYQEKVLPNLAYIGGNAEIMYWLELKDYFSKIKIPFPILIPRNSMLFLKEKTLGKIEKLDLKIEDFFQNFTVITNHKILKDNPVLKLLEEKEELLINNFAQLKVSAESTEKSFGNMVKAEEVRQLKSFKRMKKRLLHAEKIKQNELLERLENLFLDVHPSKTWQERVYNFSVFFSDYGYSWLENCLEEMVVQDSKLIIVAI from the coding sequence TTGAAAACAATCAATAAAATATCATTTAACGATATAGAAAGCATACCTCAATTGGTAAAGGATTTTTTGAATCAAAAAATTGAGGGTTTTGAAAATAATACATTCTCTTTAGATCACTTTAGGCAGCAAATCCATCTGAAAAAAGATTCTTTTTCATCAGAGCAAAGGGATGTTTTATTTGATGTGTTTGAAAGGCAATTGTCAGAACTAACCCTTTCTTCAAAACAGAAAGAGAATCTGGGAAATCTTAAGTTACCAAATACATTTACGATCACAACAGGACATCAGCTAAATCTCTTCTCAGGACCTGTTTTCTTTGTTTACAAAATTTTGCAGACCATTAAGACATGTGTCTATCTGAAAGAAAATTTTCCGGATTTCAACTTTGTGCCAATTTATTGGATGGCGTCTGAGGACCATGATTTTGTGGAAATTAACCACTTCAAGACCGAGAATAATTACTACGAAACTAACGAGATATCCGGTGGTCCAGTAGGTAGAATTCAAATTAATGACACCTATTTTATTTCAGAATTTGAAAAAGAATTCAAGGATTCGGTTTTTGGAACTGAATTGATCTTAATGATGAAAGAGGCCTATAAAGTTGGAAATACTTTAACGCAAGCCATCAAAATATTGGTCAACCGTCTTTTTTCCGAGTTTGGACTTTTGATATTAGATGGAGATTCGAGAGAGCTTAAAGAAAAGATCAAAGATGTTTTTAAAGATGAATTGCTTCAGTTCAGTTTGCAAAAAACGTCAAAAAATAAAGTAGATTTCCTGACAGAAAAATACGGAAAGGTCCAGGTAAACCCTCGTGATATCAATCTTTTTTATCTTTCTGAAACAAGGGACAGAATTGATTTTAATGGGCAGAAATATATTATTGTAGATACAAATATCCAGTTTACAGAAGAAGAAATCATCAGAGAGTTGGAAAATCATCCTGAAAGATTCAGTCCAAATGCCTTAATGCGTCCGGTATATCAGGAGAAAGTATTACCAAACCTAGCTTATATTGGAGGAAATGCAGAAATTATGTACTGGCTGGAATTGAAAGATTATTTTTCAAAAATTAAGATTCCGTTCCCAATCCTGATCCCAAGAAATTCTATGCTTTTCCTAAAGGAGAAAACATTAGGGAAAATTGAGAAGCTTGATCTTAAAATTGAAGATTTTTTCCAAAACTTTACCGTAATTACCAATCATAAAATTTTAAAGGATAATCCTGTTTTAAAATTGCTGGAAGAAAAAGAAGAGCTTTTAATTAACAATTTTGCTCAGCTAAAAGTTTCTGCGGAATCCACAGAAAAATCCTTTGGAAATATGGTGAAGGCAGAAGAAGTAAGACAGTTGAAATCTTTTAAAAGAATGAAAAAACGTCTGCTTCATGCTGAAAAAATAAAACAAAATGAATTGCTGGAAAGACTTGAAAATTTGTTTTTAGATGTACACCCATCTAAAACCTGGCAGGAAAGAGTCTACAACTTTAGTGTATTCTTTTCAGACTACGGCTATTCGTGGCTTGAAAATTGTTTGGAAGAGATGGTGGTTCAAGATTCCAAATTAATAATTGTTGCCATTTAA
- a CDS encoding LysM peptidoglycan-binding domain-containing protein, protein MIKRFFILSSLFMVLGVSAQKSHTVVQGDNPYNIAKKYGITVDELLKLNPKHKDGKLAIGDVLTIKTDKTTTPVVTKAVVAEKVNHTAGTSVGKIILQPKQTIYGITKQYRISETDLRKLNPELDSHMKIGDEITLPLASIKKYGGDQQAVVATKPVETPVEKTVTATPAATEGEAYVIQAKDNYYRITKQFGISQQDLFALNPGLEEKGLKPGDTIKIKKSNTNTATVTEPAANPKEKMDSGNEKSSTPSNVVVGDDYVTYTVQQGDTVFSIVNKFGVSIDELIALNPDLSHGLKTGMVLKIKKLDAAYVKKNGEVLSVVLMLPFGYSTNETQYRGMALDFLTGAKLAIERNARGGQKLDIKIVDSGNEASFKNSLTQINPDNTDLIIGPFFKSNVIDVLDFTKNQKIPVVAPFANTPELYNYSNLIIVETNNQTYADKIVEEVKAVYSDQKIYVVADAKKENANYIKAGLEKAVKNPNIVIVNSPADIQLDQNMMTGQSAPVIAILANDDMGDAFANKITVLSKEVQGVKAFSMFYAPIFEKKVDELSQASLVYLMDRKINTDGNFEKEILAAYKSKYCKTPPKYAIVGFDVVNDMLTRENKKGEIFKQMNKVQTQLATKFEFVKSKANGAYVNTGYRVIRLVP, encoded by the coding sequence ATGATAAAGAGGTTTTTTATTCTATCCAGTTTATTTATGGTTTTGGGAGTTTCAGCCCAGAAATCACATACGGTTGTACAAGGTGATAACCCTTACAACATTGCAAAAAAGTATGGAATAACAGTAGATGAATTGCTGAAGCTAAACCCAAAGCATAAAGATGGCAAACTGGCTATTGGAGATGTTTTAACCATTAAGACAGATAAAACAACAACTCCGGTTGTTACCAAGGCAGTCGTTGCTGAAAAGGTAAACCATACTGCAGGTACATCAGTTGGTAAAATTATTTTACAGCCTAAGCAAACAATCTACGGAATTACAAAACAGTACCGAATCTCTGAAACCGATTTAAGAAAGTTGAATCCTGAATTGGATTCTCACATGAAAATTGGCGATGAGATTACATTACCTCTTGCAAGCATAAAAAAATATGGTGGAGATCAGCAGGCTGTAGTTGCTACAAAACCTGTAGAAACTCCTGTTGAAAAAACAGTAACAGCTACACCTGCTGCTACCGAAGGAGAAGCTTATGTGATTCAGGCTAAGGATAATTATTACAGAATTACAAAACAATTTGGTATTAGCCAACAGGATCTTTTTGCTTTAAATCCAGGTTTGGAAGAGAAAGGATTAAAGCCTGGTGATACCATTAAAATAAAAAAATCAAATACCAATACAGCTACCGTTACTGAACCTGCTGCTAATCCAAAAGAAAAAATGGATTCAGGAAACGAAAAATCATCAACTCCTTCCAATGTGGTTGTAGGAGATGATTATGTAACTTACACTGTTCAGCAAGGTGATACTGTATTTTCAATCGTAAATAAATTTGGAGTTTCAATCGATGAATTGATTGCGTTGAACCCAGATCTTTCACATGGATTAAAGACGGGAATGGTTTTGAAAATCAAAAAACTGGATGCTGCATATGTTAAGAAAAATGGAGAGGTCCTAAGCGTAGTATTAATGCTTCCTTTCGGATACAGCACAAATGAAACGCAATATAGAGGAATGGCTCTTGACTTTTTGACGGGTGCCAAATTAGCCATTGAGAGAAATGCAAGAGGAGGACAGAAACTAGATATAAAAATCGTAGATTCAGGAAACGAAGCTTCTTTCAAAAATTCTCTAACACAGATCAATCCTGATAATACAGACCTTATTATTGGTCCATTCTTTAAGTCAAATGTAATTGATGTTCTAGATTTTACTAAAAATCAAAAAATTCCAGTAGTAGCACCATTTGCTAATACACCGGAATTGTACAACTATAGCAACCTGATTATTGTTGAAACAAATAATCAGACCTATGCAGACAAAATTGTAGAAGAAGTAAAAGCAGTATATTCAGATCAAAAAATATATGTAGTGGCAGATGCTAAAAAAGAAAATGCAAACTACATTAAGGCTGGTCTTGAAAAAGCTGTAAAGAATCCTAATATTGTTATTGTTAATTCTCCGGCAGATATTCAGCTGGACCAGAATATGATGACTGGGCAATCTGCTCCGGTTATTGCTATTTTGGCAAATGATGATATGGGAGATGCTTTTGCAAACAAAATCACAGTTCTTTCTAAAGAAGTACAGGGAGTAAAGGCTTTCAGTATGTTCTATGCTCCGATTTTTGAAAAGAAAGTGGATGAATTAAGCCAGGCTAGCTTGGTGTATCTGATGGATAGAAAAATCAATACAGATGGTAACTTTGAAAAGGAAATTTTAGCAGCCTATAAAAGTAAATACTGCAAAACACCTCCAAAATATGCCATCGTAGGTTTTGATGTTGTTAATGATATGTTGACAAGAGAAAATAAAAAAGGAGAGATTTTTAAGCAGATGAATAAAGTTCAGACTCAGTTGGCAACGAAATTTGAGTTTGTAAAATCAAAAGCTAATGGAGCTTATGTAAACACTGGTTACAGGGTAATTAGGTTAGTTCCTTAA
- the fabD gene encoding ACP S-malonyltransferase, translating into MKALVFPGQGSQFIGMGKELYDSRKDIKDLMESANEILGFDILSIMFNGTDADLKKTEVTQPSIFIHSVAALKAVNGLGAEMVAGHSLGEFSALVANGVLSFDDGLKLVSERAKAMQDACDANPSSMAAILGLEDAKVEEICAQISGVVVPANYNCPGQLVISGETSAVEEACAKLKEAGAKRALLLPVNGAFHSPLMQPAQERLAAAIENTKFRKATIPVYQNITTTAVTNPDEIKQNLIAQLTGPVKWTQSVQNMIKDGASNFVEVGPGKTLQGLIKKIDGSVDAASAI; encoded by the coding sequence ATGAAAGCACTTGTATTTCCAGGTCAAGGTTCTCAGTTCATAGGAATGGGAAAAGAATTGTATGATTCCAGAAAAGATATTAAAGATCTGATGGAATCTGCTAATGAAATTTTAGGTTTCGACATTCTTTCCATTATGTTTAACGGAACAGATGCAGATCTAAAGAAAACAGAGGTTACCCAGCCTTCAATTTTTATACATTCAGTAGCAGCATTAAAAGCAGTAAATGGCCTTGGGGCTGAAATGGTAGCAGGCCATTCCCTAGGAGAATTCTCTGCATTAGTAGCCAATGGCGTTTTATCTTTTGATGATGGTTTGAAGTTAGTATCTGAAAGAGCTAAGGCTATGCAGGATGCTTGTGATGCGAATCCAAGCTCTATGGCAGCTATTTTAGGATTGGAAGATGCTAAGGTTGAAGAAATCTGTGCTCAGATCAGTGGGGTAGTGGTTCCTGCAAACTATAATTGTCCGGGACAATTGGTAATTTCAGGTGAAACTTCTGCAGTAGAAGAAGCTTGCGCTAAACTAAAAGAAGCAGGAGCAAAAAGAGCCTTATTATTACCGGTAAATGGAGCGTTCCATTCACCATTGATGCAGCCAGCACAAGAAAGATTGGCCGCTGCCATTGAGAACACGAAGTTCAGAAAAGCAACAATTCCTGTCTATCAGAATATCACTACTACAGCGGTAACAAACCCTGATGAGATTAAGCAAAATCTTATTGCTCAGCTTACAGGTCCTGTAAAATGGACACAGTCTGTTCAAAATATGATCAAAGATGGTGCTTCTAACTTTGTAGAAGTTGGCCCAGGAAAAACCCTTCAGGGATTAATCAAGAAAATTGATGGATCAGTAGATGCTGCTTCTGCTATCTAA